The Fundidesulfovibrio putealis DSM 16056 genome includes a window with the following:
- the traF gene encoding conjugative transfer signal peptidase TraF — protein sequence MKKLVGLFVVLMLSIAALLFLEGFRFNATASMPRGIYQLIVGTASFQHGDLVSLCLDVEPFATLARDRDYLRPGSCPDGLQPLLKVVAGLPGDILEIDPDGIRINGRLQPGTRIAVADSHARPMPESLLAAGTISEGMALVLSGEHPGSFDGRYFGLVPLASLKRVRSIRIFTP from the coding sequence ATGAAGAAACTCGTGGGGCTGTTCGTGGTCCTGATGCTGTCGATCGCGGCGCTCCTCTTCCTGGAGGGCTTCCGCTTCAACGCGACGGCCTCCATGCCCAGGGGCATCTATCAGCTCATCGTCGGCACGGCGTCGTTCCAGCACGGCGATCTGGTTAGCCTGTGTCTTGACGTGGAGCCCTTCGCCACGCTTGCCCGGGACCGGGATTATCTGCGCCCGGGTTCCTGCCCGGATGGCCTCCAGCCCCTGCTCAAGGTCGTGGCCGGGCTTCCCGGCGACATCCTGGAGATCGATCCGGACGGCATCCGGATAAACGGGCGGTTGCAGCCAGGCACCAGAATAGCCGTGGCGGACAGCCACGCACGCCCCATGCCCGAGTCTCTCCTGGCTGCGGGCACGATCTCCGAGGGCATGGCCCTCGTGCTCTCCGGGGAGCACCCCGGGTCTTTCGACGGCCGGTATTTCGGCCTGGTTCCCCTGGCCTCGCTCAAGAGGGTCAGGTCTATCCGTATTTTCACCCCTTAG